The Spirochaeta lutea DNA window CGGCGACCGGGTTATGTATGATAAGTATGCCGGAACCCAGGTAAAGATCGACGGCGAGGACCACCTCATCGTAACCATGGGCGATGTCATTGCTATCGTAGAGTAATCCCTACCGGGTCACTCCAAAAACCGCTCAGGCTGCTCTGAGCGGTTTTTTTTTGGCCCGGATTAGAAACCGCGCAAATCATTGCTTAGTGCGCAAGAGGTTGTAAACTACACCAGATATAGCGGAGCAACCGGTAACTCTACCCTTGGGTGGGGTCGCCAAGGTGAAAAGGTTCACCCTTTTGCGCAGTATAAGATCATTGCACCAAAAACCCGGCCTTGGGCATCCATTCAGGAATAGAGAAAGGATTCGATGTCCTTGAGCAGCAACCGGGATTCTTTGATACTCCTCCTGGTTTCAGGGAGGCTGCCGGTAAACATACTTCCGTAAGATTTTTGAATGATTCTCGGATCGGTTACGAGAACAATCCCCCGGTCACTTGCCCGGCGCATAAGTCTCCCAAACCCCTGTTTGAACTTCATCACCGCCTCAGGAATACTCAATTCAATAAACGCATTCCCACCCCGGGCTTCAATAGCCTCTGCCCGGGCAATTACTACGGGATCCGTAGGCACCCGGAAGGGCAACCTGCAGAGAATGAGCAATTCCAGAGAACTCCCGGGAGTATCCACCCCTTCCCAGAAGCTATCGGTAGCAAAGAGCACGCTGGAGACATCATCCCGGAAGGTTCGCAGCAGCCGGGTCTTATCATCATCCCCTTGGCGGAATACAGGAATGCCCGCCTCATCCAAGGCTGGTTTTACTGCGGCAAACACCTCATTTAGCATGGCGTAACTGGTAAACAGAATCAACGCCTTCCCCTCGCTGATGAGCACCGCCTCTCGTATCAGATTTACCAGGAAGGGATTGTAGGCCGGGCTCTGGGGTGGCGGAGCATCTGCGGGAATCCCCAGCATAACCTGCTGCCGATAGTCAAAGGGGCTGGGGAACACTGCCTGCAATGGCTCCAGCCCCTGTAACCCTACCTGGTTATCGAAATACTGAAAACTTCCCTTAATCGAGAGGGTCGCGCTGGTCATGATTACCGTGGGATAGGGTTCAAAGACGGTTTCCCTCATCATAGTCCGGATATCCAGGGGCGTGATTGTCAGCCGTATGAAGCGTTCCCCCGTAGTAGGCACTCGGTTTTTATCAATCCAGAACACCCGATCCGGCTCCTGTTCGTACTGCTGAAAATCCTGACAGACGGCTGCAGCATCCTCCAAGCGGCGGAGAATGATCTTTACATCATGAACCTGGGGCAGCTCAAGATCCTCTTCACTGAGTTGTTTCAGTTCCTGAACAACATGGTCAGCCAATTCCAGGATGGCCTTCTGTAAGCCCCGAAGCGGGCCGAATATTCCCTGGGAAAGATCCCGGTATTCCTGACTGAAGCGCCCCTCCCCCTGGGCAAGGGCAGGATGGAGACGAAGACTGGATTGCTCCCCGAGAAACTGGAGGATTGCAGCCTCAGTACTCCCCAATGCCTCCCGGACGCCCTCAATCAACGCCTCAGCCTGGTTCACCTCCAATCCCAGAAAACTACGCAGGGCCTGAATGAGCCCGAAGGATCTGCCCTGTTTCCGGCGGAGAAGCATGGTAAGGTACTTATGCAGGGTAAACCTGCTCAAAGTCCGGGAGAAGTAGCTGGTAGCAGAACCCTCAATGGTGTGGGCCTCGTCGAAAATTACCCTGGAAAAAGGCGGCAGAATCACCGTAGATTCAAATCCCATTCCCCCGGAGCGCATACTGGCATCGGCGAAGAACAAATGGTGATTGGTAATGATGATCTGTGCCTGAGCAGCCTCACGCCGGGCCTTGAGCAGGAAGCAATGGTCCCGGTTACGGCACCGTGCCCCGGAACAGGAATCCGGATCTGAGTTAATCCGGCTCCACAAGGCATCGGGAACATAGAAACCGAGGTCGGTCCTCATTCCGGTGGCGGTAACCCGAGCCCATTCGACCACCCTGTTGAGCTCGTCATCTTCCTCCCGGAACAGGGAATCTTCTTCCTGAACCTCTTCCAGGCGGTTCAGACAGAGGTAGTTGTTACGGCCTTTGGCAAGCACGGTTTTAACCTTGGTACCCAGAAGCCGCTCCACCGTGGGGATGTCTTTTTCGATGAGCTGGTGTTGAAGGTTTATGGTAGCCGTACTAATGACCACCCGTTGATTGTTCTGCTGAGCCCAGGCCATGGCTGGAATAAGATAGGCGAAACTTTTCCCCACCCCGGTACCAGCCTCCCCCACCACAATGCGGTCCTCATTGAATCCTCGGCAGATCATGGATAATAGAGCGACCTGGCTCTCCCTGGGTTCGTAGTCCTGCCCGGCTTCCCGTTCCAGGGCTCCCCCCGGCTCCAATATTCCGGCCAGGGACTGCTCATTCAACAGGGTGGGTTCAGGCTCACGGTAGGGCTCGGTTATGACATATAACCCCTCGAGAGCGGAATCCACTATCCAACTGCCGATACCCCGCTGGGCAAGCTCGCTGGCTACGGAAAGATCAGCGTTACTCGGGTAGAGCGTATTTGAGGGATGATTATGGATGATCACATCACCGCGGTTCATGTGGGGCATGGGGGCCGGAACCATGGAAGTTCCCCCCCGGGCAGCGACTACAAAATCTGAAATACATACATCATCCCCGACCTGGCAGACAAAGAGCACCTCCCTGCCCTGGGTAGCCTGAATTTCCCACCGCATGCGGTTGCGAATTTCCTCAGGTATCCGCGAAGAGGCCTTTGTATTGTCTCGTTGCTCCATCCCTACCTCAATAGTGTTGCCGGACAGCGGAAACCAGTTCAGTGAGTAACCGTCGTAGGCGGTGTTCGGCTTTTTTACCCGTATCCACTACCTCGCTATGATCAAGCTCCCCCTGCCCAAGACCGGCAGCCTTGTTGGTTACCACCGAAATACCACAAACCCGCATCCCCAGGTACCGGGCGGCAATAGCCTCAGGCACGGTGGACATCCCCACTACATCAATACCCAAGGTTCTATACGCACGAATCTCCGCAGGGGTTTCGTAGCTCGGACCGGTTACCGCACCGTACACCCCTTCAGCGAGATGCGGATCAATCTCCTTCGCTAACCGACGCAGGTCCGGAGTGTACACCTCTGACATATCCGGGAAACGGGGCCCCAGAGAATCATCATTGGGTCCCATTAAGGGATTTGCTCCCAACAGATTAATATGATCCGAAAGCAATACCAGATCACCGGGCGCCAGGTCATGACGGATTCCCCCAGCAGCATTGGTCAGAATTATGGTCTGAACCCCAAGACTCTTCAGCAAAAAAATGGGAAGCACCACCGTATCCATGGGATGTCCCTCATAATAATGAAACCGTCCAGCCATAACAGCTGTTTCCGGCCCCAGGCGGAGCATGCCTGAATGACCGGTTACGGTGGGCACCGGATATCCGTCAATCTCAGAAAAAGGAATGGTATCGCCCTCAAATTCCTCAGCCAAACTCGATAACCCGGACCCCAGCACCAGCCCCACTTTAGGGCTGTATTCGTTCTTTTTCCGGATGGATTCCAATGCCACCTGTACCATTTCTTGTCTATTCTTAATCATGCCACCCTCCGTAAGATCCCCGGAATCCTCCGAGCAGTGTATGCACCGAAGTGGGATCCCGGATACCAGGCTCAAATCTGCCCCGGTATTATATTGACGATACATCTACAAGACTTTTCAGTATACACATGTTCTGCCCGTGGTGCAAAACAATCCATGGCTATTGGGGGGTGGTACAATTGACAGGTCCCCATCAGGCCATGTAGATTGACGACAATTTCACACACCAATACACCAAGAGGAGGTACGGGCATGAACCCCATAAACGTTGCAATTCTAGGAGCCACCGGCACAGTAGGCCAAAAATTTATTACCCTGCTCCAGGGACATCCCTACTTCCGTATTCATGAGGTGGTGGCCAGTCCACGCTCCGCGGGGAAACCCTACGCAGAGGCAGCAAGCTGGAAACAGGATATTCCCATTCCCCAGGATGTGGCACCCATGGTGGTTAAAAGCCTAGAGGACAGTCTAGAAAGCACCATTCTGTTCTCAGGCCTGGATAGTTCGGTTGCAGGGGAGGCAGAGACCCGGTTCGCAAAGCAAGGCCACTTTGTAATTTCCAACTCTAAAAACCACCGCATGGACCCGGATGTGCCCCTAATCATCCCAGAAATAAACCCTGAACATTTTGAAATTATTAAAACCCAACCCTATCAGGGTGCTATTATTACCAACTCCAACTGTTCGACCATGTTTCTTTCCATGGTGTTAGCCCCCATCCACCGAGAGTTCGGAATCGAGGCTGTACAAGTGACTACCATGCAGGCAATTTCTGGGGCCGGCTACCCCGGGGTACCTAGTCTGGATATTCTCGGAAACGTCGTACCCTTCATCGGAGGCGAGGAAGACAAGCTCGAGACTGAGCCCCAAAAGATTCTTGGGACCTATACCAACGGAACCATCATTCCTGCAGATTTCCACGTCAGCGCCCAATGTAACCGGGTCCCGGTCATCGACGGCCATACAGAAACCCTTTCCATCAAACTCAAAAAGAAGGCCAGCCCCCAGCAAGTCGCCGAGGTTTTGGCATCCTTTTCGGGAATGCCCCAGGAACATAAGCTGCCCACCGCTCCCGAGCACCCTATCATCGTAATGAGCGATGAAAACCGGCCACAACCTGCCCGGGATATCTGGCTGCAGGGCGGCATGGCAACCATGGTGGGACGGATCAGGTCCTGCCCGGTTTTCGACATTAAAATGGTAATAATGGGCCATAATACTGTCCGAGGAGCTGCAGGTGCTGCAATTTTAAACGGTGAAGCCCTGGTAGAATTGGGGTATCTCCAATGATTGTTCTCAAGTTCGGAGGAACCAGCGTCGGTTCAGCTGAGGTCATTCAAAACGCCATAACCATAGCCTGGAGTCAGGCCGACCATGCACCGGTGGTCGTTTGTTCCGCCATGGCAAAGACCACCGACACCCTCGTTCGCCTCGCTCAGGCCGCCTTGGACGGGCGGGAGGATCAGGTTCGCCGAGAGCTGGACCTTCTTTCCACCCTCCATCTCGACGCCCTCGCGGGCCTTACCTCCGGGGAAACCCGGAGCACCGGACAAGATCTCATCCAGAATCTCCTGGATGAACTCTCCAGCTTAGCCCGAGGCCTCCTGTTGATTCAGGAGGTCAGCCCCCGGAGTAAGGACGCCCTTCTGAGTTTCGGTGAGAGGCTTTCAACGACCCTTATCTGGCTGGCATGTGTCGAACGGGGGATTAGCGCTGAACTGTTGGACAGCCGGGAATTCATAAAAACCGATGAGAAATTCACCGAAGCATCCATTCTCCCCCAGGCGACCCAAGAAGCCATAACGGCCCGGGTCAAGCCCCGAAACAACCACCTCATTATTTGCCAGGGGTTTATTGCCTCTACCATGTCCGGGGTCACAACCACCCTGGGGCGCGGTGGATCGGATTACAGCGCCACCATCATTGGTGCCGCTCTCCAGGCTCAGGAGGTTCAAATCTGGACTGATGTAACCGGAATCATGACCACCGATCCGAGGCTCATCGCTTCGGCAAAAACCATCAGCGAAATCAGTTATGAGGAAGCCGCGGAACTCTCCTTCTTCGGCGCAAAGGTAATTCATCCCTCCACAATCCAGCCGGCAGTAGAAAAAGAAATCCCTGTTTTGGTTAAAAACACCAACGCACCCGAGCAACCCGGAACACGTATTTGTCGAACGGTGAAAAACCGGGGTATCCAGGCCATCACCGGAAAGAACGGTATCACCGTTGTCACCGTTCAATCCAGCAGAATGCTCAACGCCCATGGATTTCTGAAAGCCATCTTTTCCGTGTTCGAGAAACATAGAATTAGTGTTGATCTTGTATCAACCTCCGAGGTATCGGTCTCCATGACGGTAAACCGTTTCGAGCCCAGCCTTGAACAAGTCATACAAGAACTTCAGAGTTTTTC harbors:
- a CDS encoding ATP-dependent DNA helicase, coding for MEQRDNTKASSRIPEEIRNRMRWEIQATQGREVLFVCQVGDDVCISDFVVAARGGTSMVPAPMPHMNRGDVIIHNHPSNTLYPSNADLSVASELAQRGIGSWIVDSALEGLYVITEPYREPEPTLLNEQSLAGILEPGGALEREAGQDYEPRESQVALLSMICRGFNEDRIVVGEAGTGVGKSFAYLIPAMAWAQQNNQRVVISTATINLQHQLIEKDIPTVERLLGTKVKTVLAKGRNNYLCLNRLEEVQEEDSLFREEDDELNRVVEWARVTATGMRTDLGFYVPDALWSRINSDPDSCSGARCRNRDHCFLLKARREAAQAQIIITNHHLFFADASMRSGGMGFESTVILPPFSRVIFDEAHTIEGSATSYFSRTLSRFTLHKYLTMLLRRKQGRSFGLIQALRSFLGLEVNQAEALIEGVREALGSTEAAILQFLGEQSSLRLHPALAQGEGRFSQEYRDLSQGIFGPLRGLQKAILELADHVVQELKQLSEEDLELPQVHDVKIILRRLEDAAAVCQDFQQYEQEPDRVFWIDKNRVPTTGERFIRLTITPLDIRTMMRETVFEPYPTVIMTSATLSIKGSFQYFDNQVGLQGLEPLQAVFPSPFDYRQQVMLGIPADAPPPQSPAYNPFLVNLIREAVLISEGKALILFTSYAMLNEVFAAVKPALDEAGIPVFRQGDDDKTRLLRTFRDDVSSVLFATDSFWEGVDTPGSSLELLILCRLPFRVPTDPVVIARAEAIEARGGNAFIELSIPEAVMKFKQGFGRLMRRASDRGIVLVTDPRIIQKSYGSMFTGSLPETRRSIKESRLLLKDIESFLYS
- a CDS encoding purine-nucleoside phosphorylase, which encodes MIKNRQEMVQVALESIRKKNEYSPKVGLVLGSGLSSLAEEFEGDTIPFSEIDGYPVPTVTGHSGMLRLGPETAVMAGRFHYYEGHPMDTVVLPIFLLKSLGVQTIILTNAAGGIRHDLAPGDLVLLSDHINLLGANPLMGPNDDSLGPRFPDMSEVYTPDLRRLAKEIDPHLAEGVYGAVTGPSYETPAEIRAYRTLGIDVVGMSTVPEAIAARYLGMRVCGISVVTNKAAGLGQGELDHSEVVDTGKKAEHRLRRLLTELVSAVRQHY
- the asd gene encoding aspartate-semialdehyde dehydrogenase, which codes for MNPINVAILGATGTVGQKFITLLQGHPYFRIHEVVASPRSAGKPYAEAASWKQDIPIPQDVAPMVVKSLEDSLESTILFSGLDSSVAGEAETRFAKQGHFVISNSKNHRMDPDVPLIIPEINPEHFEIIKTQPYQGAIITNSNCSTMFLSMVLAPIHREFGIEAVQVTTMQAISGAGYPGVPSLDILGNVVPFIGGEEDKLETEPQKILGTYTNGTIIPADFHVSAQCNRVPVIDGHTETLSIKLKKKASPQQVAEVLASFSGMPQEHKLPTAPEHPIIVMSDENRPQPARDIWLQGGMATMVGRIRSCPVFDIKMVIMGHNTVRGAAGAAILNGEALVELGYLQ
- the lysC gene encoding lysine-sensitive aspartokinase 3, with the translated sequence MIVLKFGGTSVGSAEVIQNAITIAWSQADHAPVVVCSAMAKTTDTLVRLAQAALDGREDQVRRELDLLSTLHLDALAGLTSGETRSTGQDLIQNLLDELSSLARGLLLIQEVSPRSKDALLSFGERLSTTLIWLACVERGISAELLDSREFIKTDEKFTEASILPQATQEAITARVKPRNNHLIICQGFIASTMSGVTTTLGRGGSDYSATIIGAALQAQEVQIWTDVTGIMTTDPRLIASAKTISEISYEEAAELSFFGAKVIHPSTIQPAVEKEIPVLVKNTNAPEQPGTRICRTVKNRGIQAITGKNGITVVTVQSSRMLNAHGFLKAIFSVFEKHRISVDLVSTSEVSVSMTVNRFEPSLEQVIQELQSFSRVNVEPDHGIVSLVGTDLWKEASFTARVFAALRDIPVRMISLGSSDINLSVVVPQENLEQAITLLHQELFPQGEKG